One Callithrix jacchus isolate 240 chromosome 4, calJac240_pri, whole genome shotgun sequence genomic window, TTATCTTCACAGATTTCCCTGAGAAGGGGAATTATgaaatttttaatacaaaaaacaGTCCATTTAGGTGCTGAGTTCCTGTCCCATCTCTTCACAGGCATGGATTCTAATCCCACTGCTGACAGAGATGTAAAAATTAATCCTACCATTGAGTTTTTAATCTTTAGCATTTAGGGAGGCAGTGTCATGTAGTAAAAAGTGTGTGGGCCTTGGAGTCTAAGAGACCTGGTTCAAACTTACCTTTGCCTATTGCAAtgatgaccttgaacaagtcatttttgtcactttctcatctgtaaaactgagatAATACCTTACAAATTATTGCAGATTAACTGGTTTTAAATTACAtaacggccaggtgcagtggctcatacctgtaattccagcacttgctgaggtggacggatcacctgaggtcaggagttcgagaccagcctggccaacatggcaaaaccccgtctctactaaaacaggaaaagctagccaggtgtggtgggtgtgcacctgtaatcccagctactcagaggctgaggcaggagaattgcttgaaccctgcagGTAGAGGAGggttgcactccatcctggacaacaaagagtgaaactccgtctcaaaaaaaaaaagaattaagtacaTAAAGTTGTCACAGAAAAGGAACCAAGTTTAAAAAGGGGTTTTAATTGTAATAACATTGCataggtagaaaagaaaaaggattttaaGAAAAACTTCTCTCTAGTCTGCGTCCAATTCctagcacctataatcccagcacttagggagactgaggctggcagattgcaggagcccagaagtttgagaccagcctggagaagatggtgaaaccctgtctctactaaaaaaaaaaaaaaaaaaaaaaaaaaatttaaattagcttgGCCTGGTggctggcatctgtaatcccacccactagagaggctgagacaggagaattgcttgaccctgggaggtggaggttgcagggagctgagatcatgccactgcactccagctggggcaacagactcccatctcaaaaaaaaaaaaaaacacttctctCTAGCTCTGTGAAGGGGCAGTTCAGATAATGCCTTGACCAGAATTACATGTTTTCGGCTGGAGAATGTGAGGTGAAGCTTTGAAACCCTAAAAGTGATACAGTAATAGGGCAGGTCTCTGTACACAAAAGCAGCTTAATAAACAGTGAATTTCATACAGGTAAACCCTATTAGCCTCAGTTCTAACCATTGGCCTATCTCTTgcattttgttttaatagagaAATAGTCTCAGGTTCACCATTATTCCAGCTTAATTGTAATCTGATATTAACAAGATTTCCCagtgtgggccaggtgtggtggctcatgcctgtaatcccagcactttgggaggccaagacaggcagatcacttgaggccaggagttcgagaccagcctggctaacatggtaaaatcccattttttcaaaaaaataacaaaaattagctgtatgtggtggcgcatccctgcaatcccagctactcaggaagctgagacaggagaattgcttgaacctgggaggcaaaggttccagtgagccgagattgcaccactgcactccagcctgggtgacagagcgagactctccgAAAAATTTTCCCAATATGTATCTTAAAGTTTGAGAAATGCTGACCTAAAAGATACTAAAGGCCAGGTGTGTAGAGAACATTTCTTAAGCCCTAAAGTACCAATTTAAGAGGTAAGTGCTTCAGCCATTAGGGTTACTGGCATGGCCTTTTCCCCCTAAATAGATATGTAGCTTCTTAAGGCAAGGATTCTTCGTAGTGCTTTGCATGTAATGGGTGCTTATATTCATTggatgaatatataaagaattttagaTGTGATTACCACAATTGAGACCATGAAAATGTATACACTCCTTGGGAGTCTGCCTTATATACTTTTTATCCCCCTAAATGTTTCATTAATGTTGCAGAATTGCTTACTAGTTCCTGGAGATGTCTTATTAAGTACTGAAATGTGATTTtccaaaatttcctttttaatacaggcaaaagataaggaaactgaacaGAGCTTTCATCTCAGCGATGTACAGATCAAGTTGAATAAATTAACAGTTGGGTTAACTGGCATGGAGACAAAAACAATGCTGCAGAAACTTAGGTTTCATTGGATTTTCAGAGGCCCAAACTGGTAGAGTTGGAGGCGGGTGGGGGGAAGTGACTAGTGGCTGACCAATAAAGACAGTACCTGCAGCATACCTTATCTTCTTGGGAATGCCAGCCATGCCCTGGCACACTGGCAATGGGTCTATGGAGGGGATAGCAGACTGGCATGCAAACGTCAGTCCCAGGTGAAAACTACAGTACCTTTTTGCTGAATATAGCTATTCCTTCCTCAGCTGTTTGTCAGCAGCTATACAGAGGAAATAAACAGTTTAGCCCCTAATAGAGAAGTTGTTTAACTACAGGCTTCTTAGTAGCAAGTTAAACCaattatatttcataaaactGACTCTGAGTGGTAGGGAAGCTACCACTTTAATACTCTAGAGGCAGAATGCCACATAGGACTCTGGGTCACATACTTATTTTGCCAGAGTCTGCTCAAAATTCAGTCTCTATTTACAGTTGACTTTGGGCCCTATTTATTTACCCATAAATGTCAAAATCAAGTAGTCTGAACACAGGAACAGTGACTAAGGTTTGGTCACGTGCCCCTCATTGTTCCAAGAGCAATTTAAGCCACATAAACTTGAAAAGTGTAGGACCAGATTACCTTTTGTCTCTAAATTCTGCTCCTCTTTAAGTAGCTGGCACTGTGTCTTTGACAGGTCATAAAAGTGGGCTCCTTACTATTCTGACCACTAGCAAGTGGCCAACTCTTTAGATACAGGGTAGCTACCTATTTCAGGTGAAAGGCCTCAGTACTTTGCTCACTTGAACTATGCAAAACGGACCACTATGCTTGGTTACAGTACTGGAATGCTGATCCtatgtgaagaagagaaaaagaatggtGAAAGATACCAGCTGGGTTCCTGACACATTCAGGGCTCAGCAATGCTGGGGTTTCCCTTGTCTCTAAACCTGAAGCAGTATCTAGCCCTGGAAGGAAGCTGAGCCTGTGGTCTAAGCATAAGGACAGTAtattcaataaaacattttttattctgtacaatatatatgtgtatttaaatatatatatacatacatatatatatatgcgcgCAGAGAAACCTCAGCCAACAAATCCCTGAGTCCATGGGCACCCAGGACACTTACTTAACAAAGGGAAAGGGAGAGTCTATGCCTAAAGCATAGGAAATATGGCAAcatctttccctttcctcctggTTCCCTGCAACAGAGGGAAGGGAACAGTCACTACAAATTATTAAAACGAGCGTTTAGGTGGGGCAGGAAAAAGGAGTGAGAGTGGCAGGATGGGAAACTCAAGATGCCACCAGTCTGGGGAAGTAAAACATTTAATCCAGCATGAAAGCCAATATGACTGCAGAAGAAAAGGACCAGATTGATGGGCATGCAGCTGGCCTTTGGTATATGCCAAGTCTTTGCTTGGTAGCCCCACACCTGGGCCAGCAAAACAAATAGCACCTGTGGGGCCTATGAGCcgggagagggtgggggagatGGGGACTGGGGAAATGGCCCTTGAGTGAAGGATAGGGATATAAAGCTGAGGAAGAGGCCTCAGGCCTCAGCACAGGGTGGGAGCACTACCATTCACTGTCCTTATGCCATTTCTTCAGATTCTGGGCCACAACCACCAGATGGCCAAAAGCAGTTACCTTCTGTCCACAGTCAGGTAGAGATGGGCAACTTACATGGCCTTGAAAAGAGGTATAGAAAAAGGAGTGCTTTTGAGGGCCACCCCTTGTGTGATGCAGAGACCACACCAGCAAAACATGCCCAGTCCTAGTAGTGGGCAGAGGCATTGATGAGTAGATGTAGTCAGCTCCAGCAGACAGGCCACAGGGTTGCCAGGGTTGATGAGCCAACCAGATGAGCACACAGCTTCTGAGCACCGCCCTGAATCCTGTCTTTTCCCTCAGGACTGCCCTTCCCTGGCCATGCCAAGTTTGGCACCTCTCCTGAAAGCTGGCAGGGAGCAAGTGGCAGACAGCACTCCTCTCTCCCTAGCCTATTAACACACAGAGCTGCCAAAGGTGGGGCAGCATGGCCGGAAGTCACCTTATATATTGTAGGGACAGCAATAGAACTGTCCTTGCCTGGAGGATTCAGAAGCCCATGTTGGCCTGGGCTTCTCCTGCTGCAATGGCTTGTACATCAGTGACATGGCCGATGCCCTTGGTGACACCCTCCCGGAACAGCAGTTTGGCGCCCACCTTCAGGTATTCTGGGTGTTTCAGGAAGCGGAATCGTACCACTGCCTTCTCCCCTGTTCGCAGTTTGTCCTGGAGCAGATAAGTGGTCACTCCCCTGGCCAGTGCCTTCTGTCCCATTCTCTGCCAGCTGTGGCTCCACCCTCCAGGGGCCTATCAGGCCGATACCCACCCTAAGTGGGGGCTTTATTCCCATTGTGGGATCAGGGAGTTCTCTGCCAGTCTGGGGTAGGCCTCCCTCTTTTCTGACCTCTGGAGAAATGGAAGCATGGCCAAGTCCCTCTCACCTTGGCATGGATCTTTTCCACCACTGCCGTCTGACGTACGTTGCCCACATGTACTGTCACCTGGAATCCTCGTCGGAAGGTGGTGGCATGGAACAGTAGGACTATCTCTGCCTCGAACACTGAACAGATGGTAGGATTCATCTCTGGGCTCACCATCACCATGCCCTGGGGAGGAACAGACCCCAGGCCCAGGAAGGGCAGCATTAACATTAgactctccctccccagccaacCCCATGCACTTTATAGCTCCTGAATTTCCTCTTCCTCTACACAACTCCAAACACAAAGACCTTGAAAGACAATAATCAAAACTCTCAGAGGGAATGAGTCTTTACCCACCTCCTGTGTCCTCTAGCCCTTCTAACTCTTCGTATTTTTAGGGTCCTGAACACTAAAAATAGTGTTCAATAAAAACAGTGTAACATAGTGATTCACATTTAGTTACCTGCACCTCCTGAGTATTCTAAGCTGTTTTTATAATCTACGTAGCTAGACCAGAAGCCTCTTGGATCAGAAAGTGTGTTTCCTCTGAGTTTTTCTGAAGCACCCTAGATGAGTCCTCATTCAGTAGCCAGTCTCCTAGGCACTTCTCTTAGTGTTCCCTCCCCAACCTATTAACCCACCTCACCTTGCGAAGCAGTGCACGGTCAAAGTCCCCAAGCGCCAGTGTAGCAGCCTGACCAGCTCGCAGCACACGACAGGCAGAGCGGTTGCGCTGGATGCTGCATACTCTCAGCTCCAAGAAGCAGCCATCATCCGTGGGGCCCACCACCAGCTGGTCCCCCTCACGGCAAATCCCACTGCAGCCCAAAGGGCAGGTGGCACAGTGTCAGCCAAGGTCCCCAAACCTACTCTATTAGGATCACCCAGAGCATTCCTTCCCTTCTAGGGTTGAGTCCCTCAAGTGGGGAAGAACCCTAATTTCTGACTTGGATGTAACAGGGATGACCACCAGAGTTCAGAATCAGAAGACTAACTTCAGAAAAGACCAGTAGTGATGGTGGACAGAGAAGCACTTGCTGGTTTGACAACACTGAACACCTAATCCCTGAAGGGGCAAGTTATCCCCTTGGGTTTCATTCTCTGCTTAGCAGAGtcttaggctgggcgcagtagcttacacctgtaatcccaggactttgggaggccaagatgggtggatcacttgaggttcaagactagcctggccaacacggtgacaaccctgcctctactaaaaatacaaaaattagccgggcatagtggcaggtgcctgtaatcccagctactcaagaggctgaggcaggagcactgctggaaaccaggaggcagaagttgcagtgaactgagatcacacccctgcactctagcctgggcaacagagcgagactctatctcaaaaaaaaataaaaaagaaaatcttggctgggctcagtggatcacacctgtaatcccaacattttgagaggcagaggcaggtggatcacaaggtcaggagttcaagatcagcctggccaacatggcgaaaccccatctctactaaaaatataaaaaattagccaggcatggtggcgcacacctgtaatcccagctactggggaggatgaggcaggagaattgcttgaacctgggaggcggaggttgcagtgagctgagatcataccactgcactccagcctgggcaagagagcaagactccatctcaaatagaGTCTTAAGTGACCTCTCTCAATTCCCTATGTGAGATGATGTCAGTTGAATACACTATTTTTCTTCCTGGAGCCCAAGACCCACACTTCTCTCTCAGGAGCCTGGAGATGCCCAGTAGGCAGCAATACTGTTTCTTCCTTCCAAAGCCAACAAACTACCTTTCTCTAGCTCTTCTGATGGTGAAAACCTAATCTGCAAACAAGCTCGTCCTTTAAATGGGCTCCGTTCAATTCCAAGGTCTCCTCCTTTGGGCCAGAATGTCTTAGAGTATATGGCTGAGGGCTGAGAGGGGAGGGTAGCAAGCAAGACAATTCACCTGGAAAGTGTCCCTCCAACAACAGTCCCCACCTCTGGTACTGTGTAGATTTCATCTACCTGAAGCCAAAGAAAATGCTATCAATGGCCTGCCAAATAGGGATGGTGGGTCCAAAATCTCTAAACAGACTCTGGGTTTGGTCTGAACCAGCCCCTCCCTGTTCCCCAGCCTACTAGCTGTTTGGGCAGTCAACTACCTGAAACTCCGTCAGCTGCTGCATGAGTTCTTCCTGCTCTTTGCTGTTGGTGAGTGGTGGCAGAATATTCAGAAAGACTTTGAGGAGGTCCAGACTCTCTCCAGACACACTGGACAATGTGAAGATGGGGGTGACACTGTAGAAGGAGGCATGGAATGGACAGATGAAGACAGTTctaacaggaggcagaggccagagccCCATACAAGGAAAAGTGAGCTTTGCTCTTGGCGGCTAGGGGCCCCTCTGTCCTGCCGACAAATGGCTCAGGAACTCCGGGCCTTCTTGTGAGCCAGCCAAGCAATGTTGCACATGAAGCCCATCCCAAAGCCCAAGGGAAACAGCAAATGCCTGGCATAGCACGTCATCCCCATGGTCCCAGCAATACTCCAGCTTGGCTCAGGGGAAGAGGCAGACCCTTTAGCAAAATGCCCTTCCACAATCCCAAGCTGAAAAACCCGCTGAAATAAGCCAGAACTAGTCTGGCCCTGGAGGAGTGGGATATCATACTCCTGGGCCCTGGGCCCTGTGGCAACCTTCCTAGTGGATCAGGGCTTTAGAGTAAGGTGGGCTTACTTGGGTGACTGGGCAAACTGCTGGGCAGCAGTGACGGCATCATCCTCAGAGGTGACCAGCATGGGGACCTTGTGGCAGCCAGGCTGCTTGAGGACTCGCTCCAGCTGGCGTACTGTCCTCTCCACTGTGGTCTTGGCACACAGGTCAATCTTGCTGACCACGATGAAGAAGGGCACTTTCAGGGCCAGGGCTAGCCCCAGATGTTCCCTTGTGGTGCCAGCTGCCTCAGAAGGACaccaggcagcaggagagaagagtgagagtgaagaagggaggagagggaagaagagcgTTGGTCTGTCTCCCAGATTTGAAGCCCAGGGTAGGAGAGTCAGCACCCCCCCTTCAGCCCCGTCCCTGCCCTAATGCCTCGTACCAATCCCAGTGTTGGCACTGACGAGGAGCAGCGCACAGTCAGGGCAGTAGGATGTGAGGCCAAAGATGGTGGTGTGTAGGTACTTATGGTGGCCTGCCAGGTCGATGAAGGTGATCATCTTGGAGCTGCTCTCACAGATCTCTTCTGCCGTCCGTGAGTCGCTGTAATTCACCACctggcccagggcccagggctCTCAGTGCCCCCTGCCAGCCCTTCCAACCCTTTCAGAGTTGCCAGGACTTAAACCATTCCCTGGGTGACCCTGCTTTTTAATCCTGACCccgttttttatttaattcagttgATTCCCCATTTATTTCCTAAGAGGGACAGAGCTTGTTCACAGTCCCCTCAGGGCATTCATCTATACCATTTCAAAAAGTCTCCACACTCTGCCCCCATCTTATATCCTTCACTACTACCATCCCATCCTCAGAGTCTGGTCCCACTGGGTCCCATTGGTCCCATGCACCTCTCCCTTGCTGTTAAAGCCCAGGATCTCGAAGCTGATGCTGGAGGTTCGGCCAGACTGAATCTCATGCAGGTGGCGGAAAAGGTTGAGCCGAGCCCGGCCCCGCCCATTGTCCAGCTCTCCCTGGGTCAGGACTCCAAGCAGAGTCGACTTCCCTGAGTCCACATTTCCCAGGACGGCCACACGAAGGTCTAGGAACTGTGGACGAATTGCCAGAGGTAAGGGCTCCAATCCTTCACCTCTCTCACTGAAGACTCAAGGGCAGTGATGCTCCCTAGGGAGCAAGTGATGAACTGGAAGCCCCAGGATCCCAGGCCAGAAGATAGCCTGCCACCACAGGGCCCTTCCACAGAGTGTGGACATGAGGAACAGAGATGGGAGTGTGCTTACCTGTTGATTGTCAGGGACCTTTCGTACCAGCACCTCAGTGATCTTCCGGGGCGTGTCGCTATCATAATCCACTTCTCGCTCTCGGAGAACGGTGATGTCTGCCCCAACCCTGGCACAGCAAGGCCACAGCTGCCATATCTAACCTGTCCTTCTCCTATTCCAAGCTCACTGTGAACTTACAGCCTTCCTGCACCTCCCACAGAGCTCCCAATACCTTAGTGCACTTCCTACTACCCTCTAATATATTTCTCATTCACAGTTGCCTCTAAAATAATACACATATCTTAATTCAAGGAgcaaaaaagcctaggtccactGAGGAGGGGACCAGAACACTAACCCTCCCCACTTCAGCCCTTTGTCAAGGGAAGGAAagtcccaccttggccccccaggTCCTAGGTAACTGGGTATGCATGGGTTGTCCCAAGTCAGGTAAAGGAGAACTGGCGGGGAAGGGGAAACATACTTCTCTGCCATCCGGTGCAGGGTCTTGAGGGAAGCTCGCATCTCCTCCTCAGCAAGCCCCACCAGCAGTCCATTGTCCTCTACCCCAATCTGGTAGACGGCCTCACCACGTCCCTCCTGGAGCCGCCACTTCATTTGTGTCACTAGGTGCTCAAAGCGGTACTGGGATGGATTCACCAGCTTCAACTTAGGGCAAGTGGGGTATCAAGAGAAGGTGAAATCAGAGATGTTCCTCCCAAACCACTGGTCCTGCTGCAAGGACCAGGACTTTCTCTTTCCACTTAAACTCCTCATATGTGATCCCCTGTGATCCCCCTCCAACAGAACGAGGTACAGAGCCCTTAACCTGA contains:
- the GTPBP2 gene encoding GTP-binding protein 2 isoform X2, which gives rise to MDSRVSELFGGCCRPGGGPTVGGTLKARGAGSSSGCGGPKGKKKNGRNRGGKANNPPYLPPEAEDGNIEYKLKLVNPSQYRFEHLVTQMKWRLQEGRGEAVYQIGVEDNGLLVGLAEEEMRASLKTLHRMAEKVGADITVLREREVDYDSDTPRKITEVLVRKVPDNQQFLDLRVAVLGNVDSGKSTLLGVLTQGELDNGRGRARLNLFRHLHEIQSGRTSSISFEILGFNSKGEVVNYSDSRTAEEICESSSKMITFIDLAGHHKYLHTTIFGLTSYCPDCALLLVSANTGIAGTTREHLGLALALKVPFFIVVSKIDLCAKTTVERTVRQLERVLKQPGCHKVPMLVTSEDDAVTAAQQFAQSPNVTPIFTLSSVSGESLDLLKVFLNILPPLTNSKEQEELMQQLTEFQVDEIYTVPEVGTVVGGTLSSGICREGDQLVVGPTDDGCFLELRVCSIQRNRSACRVLRAGQAATLALGDFDRALLRKGMVMVSPEMNPTICSVFEAEIVLLFHATTFRRGFQVTVHVGNVRQTAVVEKIHAKAM
- the GTPBP2 gene encoding GTP-binding protein 2 isoform X3, whose amino-acid sequence is MDSRVSELFGGCCRPGGGPTVGGTLKARGAGSSSGCGGPKGKKKNGRNRGGKANNPPYLPPEAEDGNIEYKLKLVNPSQYRFEHLVTQMKWRLQEGRGEAVYQIGVEDNGLLVGLAEEEMRASLKTLHRMAEKVGADITVLREREVDYDSDTPRKITEVLVRKVPDNQQVVNYSDSRTAEEICESSSKMITFIDLAGHHKYLHTTIFGLTSYCPDCALLLVSANTGIAGTTREHLGLALALKVPFFIVVSKIDLCAKTTVERTVRQLERVLKQPGCHKVPMLVTSEDDAVTAAQQFAQSPNVTPIFTLSSVSGESLDLLKVFLNILPPLTNSKEQEELMQQLTEFQVDEIYTVPEVGTVVGGTLSSGICREGDQLVVGPTDDGCFLELRVCSIQRNRSACRVLRAGQAATLALGDFDRALLRKGMVMVSPEMNPTICSVFEAEIVLLFHATTFRRGFQVTVHVGNVRQTAVVEKIHAKDKLRTGEKAVVRFRFLKHPEYLKVGAKLLFREGVTKGIGHVTDVQAIAAGEAQANMGF
- the GTPBP2 gene encoding GTP-binding protein 2 isoform X1, yielding MDSRVSELFGGCCRPGGGPTVGGTLKARGAGSSSGCGGPKGKKKNGRNRGGKANNPPYLPPEAEDGNIEYKLKLVNPSQYRFEHLVTQMKWRLQEGRGEAVYQIGVEDNGLLVGLAEEEMRASLKTLHRMAEKVGADITVLREREVDYDSDTPRKITEVLVRKVPDNQQFLDLRVAVLGNVDSGKSTLLGVLTQGELDNGRGRARLNLFRHLHEIQSGRTSSISFEILGFNSKGEVVNYSDSRTAEEICESSSKMITFIDLAGHHKYLHTTIFGLTSYCPDCALLLVSANTGIAGTTREHLGLALALKVPFFIVVSKIDLCAKTTVERTVRQLERVLKQPGCHKVPMLVTSEDDAVTAAQQFAQSPNVTPIFTLSSVSGESLDLLKVFLNILPPLTNSKEQEELMQQLTEFQVDEIYTVPEVGTVVGGTLSSGICREGDQLVVGPTDDGCFLELRVCSIQRNRSACRVLRAGQAATLALGDFDRALLRKGMVMVSPEMNPTICSVFEAEIVLLFHATTFRRGFQVTVHVGNVRQTAVVEKIHAKDKLRTGEKAVVRFRFLKHPEYLKVGAKLLFREGVTKGIGHVTDVQAIAAGEAQANMGF
- the GTPBP2 gene encoding GTP-binding protein 2 isoform X4; this translates as MKWRLQEGRGEAVYQIGVEDNGLLVGLAEEEMRASLKTLHRMAEKVGADITVLREREVDYDSDTPRKITEVLVRKVPDNQQFLDLRVAVLGNVDSGKSTLLGVLTQGELDNGRGRARLNLFRHLHEIQSGRTSSISFEILGFNSKGEVVNYSDSRTAEEICESSSKMITFIDLAGHHKYLHTTIFGLTSYCPDCALLLVSANTGIAGTTREHLGLALALKVPFFIVVSKIDLCAKTTVERTVRQLERVLKQPGCHKVPMLVTSEDDAVTAAQQFAQSPNVTPIFTLSSVSGESLDLLKVFLNILPPLTNSKEQEELMQQLTEFQVDEIYTVPEVGTVVGGTLSSGICREGDQLVVGPTDDGCFLELRVCSIQRNRSACRVLRAGQAATLALGDFDRALLRKGMVMVSPEMNPTICSVFEAEIVLLFHATTFRRGFQVTVHVGNVRQTAVVEKIHAKDKLRTGEKAVVRFRFLKHPEYLKVGAKLLFREGVTKGIGHVTDVQAIAAGEAQANMGF